A stretch of DNA from Acidobacteriota bacterium:
CCGAGTCTTGGCATCGGATTCGCAGGGGTCGCACTGGCTTTCGGGCTCACGTTGTTAACCATGTGCTATGCCATCGGGCACATTTCCGGCTGTCACATCAACCCGGCGGTTTCATTGGGACTATGGGCCGGCGGACGCTTTCCAGTCTCGGAGCTTATTCCGTACATCGTGGCTCAAGTGCTCGGCGCCGTCGCGGCCTCTGCCGTTCTCTACGTGATCGCGGCAGGCAAGGCCGGGTTTGATCTGAGCGCCGGTTTCGCCTCCAATGGATATGCCAGTCATTCGCCTGGTGGTTATTCCCTTACATCCTGCCTCGTGACTGAGATAGTCCTCACCTTCTTCTTTTTGTTTGTCATAATGGGCGCCACTGACGGCCGTGCCCCCAAGGGCTTTGCCGGCGTCGCCATCGGGCTCGCCCTGACGTTGACCCTCCTGGTCGGGATTCCCATCGACAATCTCTCGGTCAACCCTGCGCGGAGCACAGGACCGGCACTCTTTGTTGGGGGCTGGGCGCTCGCGCAACTGTGGGCCTTCTGGGTAGCTCCGATCGCAGGTGCGATTTTGGCTGGTATTGTGTATTCAAGACTGTTCAGACAAGAGTAACGCAATGAAACACTGGAGCTGAATTCGGGCGTTCACGTGCCGGCAACCGGGTACGGGAGGGGGTAGCGCGACCCTTAATCTCAAAACGGAGGAATCCCATGTGGAGTGAATTCAAAGCTTTCGTAATGCGGGGTAACGTGCTGGATATGGCAGTGGGAATCATCATGGGTGTTGCCTTTGGCAAAGTCGTCACCTCGCTGGTGAATGACGTCATCATGCCGCCCATCGGCAAGCTGCTGGGCAATGTCGATTTCTCGAATTTCTTTGTCACCCTTTCCACCCAGCATTTTGATACGGTAGCGGATGCCAAGAAGGCCGGAGTAGCCGCCATCGCCTATGGAACTTTTATTAACACCATTATCGAATTTGTGATCGTTGCCTTTGCCGTCTTCGTGCTCATCAAGTGGGTGAACCGATTGATGCCGAAGCCTGCCGCGGCGGCTCCTGCGCCTCCCTCGACGAAGGATTGCGGATATTGCAAGATGAGCATTCCGGCGGCAGCCACGCGTTGCCCGCACTGCACCTCGCAGCTTAGCGCAGCCTAGGGCATGGCGGAAGCTTGCCGGTGGGAGCGCCAGAGGCGCTGCAGCGGCGATCGTTGAATCACTTTTTCAAGCAAAGTACCCAATCTGGGTCAGGACCATAGAGGCCGAAAGGACACAGTTATCTTCGCGGGGACGGGTCATTTCAGTTGCGAACGCTATACAAGTGAAGTGTGGCTTCAAGAGACGGAGCCACGTTCATACTTTGATATATGATGTTAAACCTAAAGGAGGAAACTCAAATGCGTATTGGTCGGCCCAGCCGATTCTTCTTAGCCATGGCCATCCTGGCTCTGGTTTGCGCACAACCTGTGATGGCGCAAACGGGGAAGCTCAAGGTCCGGGTCACTCCCCGGGAGACTTACATTTATGCCGACGGAAAACCTGTCGTGGAAGCGAGAGGACACACCGTTACTCTCTCGGCGGGAGAACACAAGATCGGCTTGTACAACTATGGCTATAAGCCGGAATCCCGTAGCGTCACCATCCAGGCCCACAAGACGACCACAATCGACGTCACGATGCAAGCTGTTCCCGGCACGGTTTCGGGGCCGTGGGGCTGCATCACCCTGGAGGGCGCGCCACGTGCTGCCGTGCTGCTGAACGGTACCGAGCCCGAAGTCTTTTTTGTTGGTCACGGCGATGAATTTGACAACGAGTGGGTCTGGAAGCAGGAACTTCTCGTGCCCCCGGGCAAACATGAGTTGGTTGTCCAGGCCCGCGACCGTGACCCCTGGACAACAACCGTCGATGTTCAAGCCAACCAGCGCGTAGTGGTTGATGCCTATAAAGGTGTGCGCAAGACCGTACCCTGGAAGCGTGGAGAGAAGATGCAGTCACTGCCGCGGTTCAAGGCGGGAATGTCAAGCGCCACAGTGGCCGTTCAAAAGGTCACAGGCCAGTTTTCTGCCTCTCCGGGCCAGGTTAAATGTGGCGAATCGGCGCATCTGGCCTGGTCCTCAGAGGGGGCTGGGAAAACCGACCTCAATGGCTCCGCCGTGGCAGCCAGTGGCGACCAGACAATCCAGCCCAAGCAGACGACTACGTACGACTTCACGGCCGCAGGGCCGGGCGGGGTCGTAAAGCAAAGCGCAACTGTTAACGTCGATTCAGCCATCCAGGCTTCCCTCAGCATCAGCCCTGGCGAGGTTCGATACCACAAAGTGGGTGATAAAGTGGTCGAACAGGGTTCTGCCACGATGTCGTGGTCGACGACGAATGCACAGGTGGTGTCCATTGATCCCCTGGGTACTGTTGAGGCAAGCGGCAGCAAGACCCTGACTCCAACACCTAAAAAGACAGATTACGGTCCGGTAGACGAAACCGATACATATACCTTACATGCCACTAACGAATGTGGTGGATCTCAAACCGAGACTGCTACCCTGCACATCGTCGGGCTTATCGAGCGCGAGCACGTGGAAGTCACGCTCTCCAGCATCTTTTTCCCCACCGCCTGGCCTGATAAACGCCATGCCCAGGACGGCCTGTTGAGCAGCCAGAAGGCGGCCCTGGATAAGCTTGCAGACACCTTCGTCAGACACCATGAGGCCCAGCCTGAATCGCGACTCCTGCTGGAAGCTCACGCTGACCGCAGAGGATCGCGCGGCTACAACATGCAGCTCTCTGAACGACGCGCCAACATTGTCAAGGATTACCTGGTGAGTAAAGGCGTTTCGGCAGATCTGATTGAAATCAAGGCATTCGGTTGGACCCAGAACCTGAGTCTGGCCGAAGTGAAAAAACTTGAGTCGGACAATCCCAGTAAGCCTGCCCAAATCCGGAATTGGGTGACGGACCGGCTTGCTCACAACCGCCGCGTGGATCCCGTGCTCGAGCCCGATAATCTGCGACCCACGCCCTACTACCCGCACGATGCTTCCGATAGCAAGATCCTGCAGATGCGCGGAAAACCATCGTTGCGGACAGTCCGGAAAAGTCAATAGAAATAGCTGCGTTCTCGTCAGCTAGCTCTGTGGCTTAGGTTAATTTCAATGCGCAGCCGGGTCTCGCAATGGCGAGGCCCGGCAATCCCCGGAGACTTCGGTGGCCCAGTGTGCGACGAACGGATAGACGAAAAGAGCAAACTTAAATTGGCTGCTGCTCGCCCAGTGGATTTTGGGAATATTGTGCGCCGTTCTTGAATTCCGGCAGGCGTTTCCGTCTTTTTCTG
This window harbors:
- a CDS encoding aquaporin Z, which produces MSLGKRCGAEFFGTFWLVFGGCGSAVLAAAFPSLGIGFAGVALAFGLTLLTMCYAIGHISGCHINPAVSLGLWAGGRFPVSELIPYIVAQVLGAVAASAVLYVIAAGKAGFDLSAGFASNGYASHSPGGYSLTSCLVTEIVLTFFFLFVIMGATDGRAPKGFAGVAIGLALTLTLLVGIPIDNLSVNPARSTGPALFVGGWALAQLWAFWVAPIAGAILAGIVYSRLFRQE
- the mscL gene encoding large conductance mechanosensitive channel protein MscL; protein product: MWSEFKAFVMRGNVLDMAVGIIMGVAFGKVVTSLVNDVIMPPIGKLLGNVDFSNFFVTLSTQHFDTVADAKKAGVAAIAYGTFINTIIEFVIVAFAVFVLIKWVNRLMPKPAAAAPAPPSTKDCGYCKMSIPAAATRCPHCTSQLSAA
- a CDS encoding PEGA domain-containing protein; the encoded protein is MMLNLKEETQMRIGRPSRFFLAMAILALVCAQPVMAQTGKLKVRVTPRETYIYADGKPVVEARGHTVTLSAGEHKIGLYNYGYKPESRSVTIQAHKTTTIDVTMQAVPGTVSGPWGCITLEGAPRAAVLLNGTEPEVFFVGHGDEFDNEWVWKQELLVPPGKHELVVQARDRDPWTTTVDVQANQRVVVDAYKGVRKTVPWKRGEKMQSLPRFKAGMSSATVAVQKVTGQFSASPGQVKCGESAHLAWSSEGAGKTDLNGSAVAASGDQTIQPKQTTTYDFTAAGPGGVVKQSATVNVDSAIQASLSISPGEVRYHKVGDKVVEQGSATMSWSTTNAQVVSIDPLGTVEASGSKTLTPTPKKTDYGPVDETDTYTLHATNECGGSQTETATLHIVGLIEREHVEVTLSSIFFPTAWPDKRHAQDGLLSSQKAALDKLADTFVRHHEAQPESRLLLEAHADRRGSRGYNMQLSERRANIVKDYLVSKGVSADLIEIKAFGWTQNLSLAEVKKLESDNPSKPAQIRNWVTDRLAHNRRVDPVLEPDNLRPTPYYPHDASDSKILQMRGKPSLRTVRKSQ